A segment of the Aureliella helgolandensis genome:
CTGCGAGATGCGGCGTTCTCCGCAGAATCAACCCCGCGACGGGTCGGACAGCGACCGCACTGGTCGTTTGGCTCCCAACCGTAGCTAAGCTGTACGGCGAGAATGCCCCAGGCTGCTCCTCAGACAGGAGATGCGAGCCGCCGGGCCCGCTTCCGAGCTAAAGTGCGGCCCTACAAGGCGAGCGGCACAGGATGTGCCACACAGTGTCGCGGCACCGAAGGCTGGAATCTGAGCATTGTCGATAGAAGGCATTGAGGAGCGGCAAACTGCGTGAACACACTGCTAGAACCTGACCACCGTCGAGCGATTCGCCGTAGTATTATCGAGCCATTAGCGATGGCCGCAGTCATCATTGTTTTGGTGATTAGCGGTGTCGTAGCGCTGCGCAATTTCCGGGAACTCCAGCAGACGCGATTGAGAGTCAGTCATTCCAATCATGTCCTGGCAGGACTCCGGCTAGTGGAAGCAGCCGTGATGGACGCCGAGAGCGGGCAGCGCGGCTTCTTAATCACTGGGGATGAGGCATACCTGGAGCCGTTCGATGATGCGGTACGGCGCGTTCGCGCTTCTTTAAACTCGTTCGCTTCCTTGATCCAAGACAATGCCACTCAACGGGCCGCAGTCCCGGAGCTGCGAGGCTTGGTGGAAGAACGGCTTGCGGAGCTGCAGCATGTTCTGGAGGTGCGAGAGCACGAGGGGCTTGCAGCGGCCCAGCAAACCGTTGCCTCAGCCACCGGGAAGCGAACCATGGACCGCATCCATGCCAAAGCTCAGTCGATTCGGGAGGTTGAGTACCAACTGCTCATGACCCGCGAAAACGCGGCCGCCCTTTCCTACCATAGCGGTATCTCCACCTCGATCCTCTCGACTCTAACTGGGCTACTGTTGGTGGGGGGAGTCCTTTACCTGCTAGAACACAATCGTCGCAAAGCCGAGCGATCTGCCCTTGATTTGCGGACCACGCGGGAACGACTCCAACTTGCGCTCGATGCGGCCGAAATGGGCTCTTGGAATATCAACCCTGACACTCGGCAGCTCATCGCTGACGAACAATTTTGCAAGATTTTCGGTATCCCCCTTGGTGAAGCCAGCTACCAACGAGCGGTGGACGCACTCCACCCGGAAGACCGCAGCAGGGTCGAAGCGGCGATTGCGGCATCAACTCGAGCAGATAATCCTACGCCCTACTCCATCGAGTATCGAGTGGTCCACGCTGATGGTTCAGTGCATTGGGTGCTCGCCAAAGGCGCCGCTCATTTCACTCAAGAGCGTGAACATCGGACCATTGCGAGCTTTGACGGGACGATCACCGACATCACCGACCGCAAACGCCAAGAACGTCGACTGCTGGAGAGTGAACGCTCCGCTCTGGCCGCGAGCCGATCCAAAAGCGAGTTCCTGGCAAACATGAGCCACGAAATTCGTACGCCAATGGCTGCTATCTTGGGCTACGCAGATGTGCTGCTGGGACACCTAGCCGATCCCGACAATCGCAACTGTGTACTGGTCATCAAACGCAATGGCAAGCATCTCTTGGAATTGATCAACGATATCCTGGATCTGTCTAGAATTGAGGCTGGCAAACTGGACGTGGAGCTTGAAACGGTCTCGCTACCGCAACTGGTGGCCGAGGTGCAATCGCTCATGCACGTTCGCGCCACAGAGAAAAGGCTCGACTTCCGTACGGAATTCAACGGACAGGTCCCTGAGACGATTCAAACCGATCCGACACGATTGCGACAAATGCTGATCAATTTAATCGGGAATGCCATCAAGTTCACTGAGAAAGGAACGGTGACACTGACGGTGAACTACGAAGAGGAACCCTCCTTAGAGTGCCATTCCTTATTGCCTTCCTCTAGCTCCCAACTCCCTTCCTCCACGTTGGGTTCCTCCCAGAGTTCCACACTTTCCTTCGCCATACGCGACACCGGCATTGGCATCAGTCCTGAACAGCAACAACGGTTATTTAAGCCCTTTTCGCAGGGCGACTCCTCCATTACCCGCTCCTACGGCGGAAGTGGCCTCGGACTGGCCATTAGCCTCCGTTTGGCTGAAATGCTGGGCGGAGCAATTGCAGTGGAAAGTGCACTCGGAGTAGGCTCCACCTTTACGGTAACCTTGCCAATCGATTCCAGTAAAAGTGGGCAGCTAATCCCCCCGAGCGTTTTCGCGGTAGAGCAGGTTCACGACCATCAGCGCGTGGAAGATCCAACGCTAACATGTCGCGTTTTGGTAGTGGACGATCGTCGGGACGTAAGGCACATCAGTCAACACTTCCTCGAGAAGGCGGGCGCGGAAGTTCTCACGGCCGAAGATGGACGACAGGCTATCAACCTTGCGATCGAGGCACGCGACTCTGGCGAACCGTTTGACTTGATCGTGATGGACATGCAAATGCCGAATGTAGATGGCCTGCAAGCCACCGCTGAACTTCGGTCCGCAGGCATCCAGTGGCCCGTCATCGCCTTGACCGCCGATGCCATGAAGGGAGATCGCGACCGTTTCCTCGATGGGGGCTGTGACGACTATTTATCCAAACCGATCGATCACCGGAAATTGGTGAACATGGTGGCGTTTTACACGCAAGACATCGAGCAGGAAGAATTGCAGGCGAAACGATTAGAACGCGCGGCGGCTTTACGAGCCAGCTTGGGGGAAAAACATTAGCCACAGACCTCAAACGGTCCCGCGCTCAAGCTCATCTCTTTCTCGAACCCAACCGGCCCGCATCAGAGTTCATCAAAACCCCGTCCCTTAGCGGGCTGTTGACTTAATAGCAATTTGAATTTTAGCGTGGCGGTTGCGTCCCAAACTGCCTTGTAGCGGCAACTATCTTTCCTTGCTCACGCAGCGGGTTACTATTTCGACAGCCCGTCAGGCTGCGGGTTACGATTGCAACAAGTCCCTAGGCGAGTTGCGAAATCAGCCCAAGTAAAACCACGATTTCAGGTTGGCTGCGAGTGTGCAACTGTTTTACCGACTCGGCATCTCCTCGTTTCGCGAACTGTTCCATCTCGTCGAGCATCGATGTGGGGGACTCGGTTTCGAACGTCGCCAACAATCCCTTGAGCTGGTGGGCCGTCGCTATAACCGCAGGCAGATCATCACGCTTCACATCGGCAGCGAGTTGTTCGTGAAGGACGGGGCCATCCTCTGCGACAATACTAGCCATGGTGCGTAACAACTCAGTGTCATTGCCCAGTCTCTCGAGTGCAGCGGGAAATCTTTTGCTCAGGTCAATTGCAGACATTTCATTGGCTTCCGGGGATCTTGTATTGCGACCAGTCATTTTAACGAATTCGGATCTAGAAATCAGCTAAGTTCGGTGAAATGGAACCACGCATGATTCTCGGTCCTTGCCACTGTGGGACACGCCTTTTGATCTACGAAGTGGAGGGAAATGCTTGTGTGAGCTTCTCAAACAACTCTCGAAGTTTGACGATATCGACCGGCTTCACCATGTGTTCGTCGAAACCGGACTCCCGAGATTGGGCTTGGTCCGAGAGCTGCCCATAGCCACTCATCGCCACCAAGTAAGTGCCCTTCCAATCAGGGTGCTCACGCAGCTTGCGAGCTAGATCGTTCCCGGTCATCCCAGGCATTGCGATATCCGAGAAAATCACTTCCGCATCAAACTCGGTCAGAGTCTCAAGCGCGCTCAAACCATCCTCAGACACGCGAACCTCGTGTCCCATCCGTTCCAACAACCGCGACATGACCATGCGTAGTGCTCGCATATCCTCAACGACCAACACGCGAAACGGTCTAGCATCGACCGGGGATCTTGAGGCAGCTTCGGCAGACGCTGCAACCGCGTTCTTCGGAGCTAGCGGGATGCTTACGGTAAACCGACTCCCCCGGCCAACACCATCGCTGTGTGCAGCAACCGTCCCACCATGCAATTCGACCAACGCTTTCACCAGGGTCAGCCCAATCCCCAGCCCCGCATCGCCACGCCCCTGGGAATCGGGTACCTGGGAGAACATGTGGAAGATGTCTTCCAACCGATCGGAGGACAGCCCTACCCCGTCATCCTCAACGACAATGCACGCAACCCCCTCGGAGGATTGACTGCAATCGATGGACAGCGTCAGTGAAATGTTGGCGTTGGAATCGCTGTAACGCGAGGAATTGTTCAACAAATTGGAAACGACTTGAGTTAGCCGAGCTGGATCGGCATATACGAGCACCTCGCTGTCACACAGTGTCGTCTCAAGCCGCTGATCCTTCTCCGTGATGAAAGTGCTGGAAGCTTCGATCGCAGATGCGATAACAGCCCGCAAATTGATCGTATCCTTGTGGAGGGTCAACTTCCCGTGCCCAATTCTTGAGACGTCCAACAGATCGTCGATCAAGCGGATCATCTGTTCCACCTGCCGAGCTATCGTGTCATGCAGTTCCATGTTTTCGGGACGGGATTCTGACATGGACATTAGTTGAACGGCATTCTTAATGGGGGCGAGCGGATTGCGAAGCTCGTGCGCTAGGGTCGCTAAGAATTCATTCTTGCGACGGTTCATCTCTGAGAGTTTCGTGGCCAGCTCCGCCATCTCGTCTTCGTCGCGTTTGCGTTCCGTTAAGTCGCGCATCACTTTGCTGAACCCGATGACGTTCCCGTCGGCATCTTTAACGGCGCTGGTGATACCAGATGCCCAGAATCGCGTCCCCCCCTTGCGCATCATCCATCGATCGTCGCTAGCCCGTCCTTCTTGGGCGGCTGTGGCAAACTCAACAGTAGGTATGCCGAGCTCACTTGCTTCGGGCGTAAAGATCAGTTGACGAACATCCTTCCCAACAAACTCACTCTCATCGAAACCCAGCACTTGCCGCACCCCTTCGTTCCAAGTGATGGCTCGGCATTGGTCGTCCATTCCAAAGATCGCATAATCTTGCACTTGTTCGACGATGGTGCGCACGTATTGCCCCATTCGCTGATTCTCAAGCTCTAAAATCGTGTTGCGATCTAAGCTAGCTTGCAACTGCTCGTGTTCGCGTCGAATGGTGGCTTCCGCCTGTTCGGCGCGCTGCCTGTTGCGCTGCACCAAATAGAGCACCGCCACAACTAGAATCAGGCTGACGATGGTCGACATTAAACTCGTCAGCAGCACACTCCCATAGGTTGTCGCCGCAGTCGCCTCTCGGTCGGATATGAGCCGATTCTCAATCTGTCGCAGCTGATCAACCTGCTTGGAGATCGAATCCATCGTGCGCTTGCCAATGTTTTTAGCTACCAGTCGACGGACTTCTTCAAACCCCGCATTGCGTCGGACGATGATCGTGGATGCGAGCTCCTCCATCTTCATCCGGATGAGCGGCTGAATAGCAATCGCAATATCGGCTTTGGCAGGGTCGGCTTCCGTCAGCGCTAACAGCTGAGAGACGAGCGAATCGACCGTCTTAACGGTCTCTTGGTATTGATCCAAGTAAGATTCTTGCCCTGTAATGAGGAAGCCCCGCTGCCCAGCTTCGGCCGTAATGACTGCCGACTCGATGGAATCGAGCTTTTGCCGCAAAACGTGGGACTGCTCGACGCGATTCGTATGCAGCCGCAAACGCCGAATTTGATTGAAGGCCACTAAGCCGTTCAAGACTAGAAGCACAACGACGGCTGCCACCGCGAGACGCTCGCTCAGTAAGGGACGATCACGGATGGCCGGTTCTACTGTCAAGTTTCTCGTTCTTTTCGCAAAGAAGGACAAGTCGCAAAATTAGTGCTCAGGCTGCTGCAATCCGCCATGCAACGCAAGCGGCGCATAAGGCAGTAAGACGTTGACCACAACTGAGCAGAATCTAAAGGCATCCACAAGCTCACTCGCCTGCTAATAGAATTGAATCTGGAGACAATTACCCTGCGTCGTCTCGTCCCGCTCGCTGAGATCTAATGACTACCGAAATCTGTCGAGACAGGTCGGACACCGACCTTGGCACGCCAGCGGGTCTCGGTCGGCCGACGGACCAATTATGAAGTACGTCCACGTTAAGCCTGGAGCGGCTACAAGAGACTTCGTGGGTTGGCTTCGGAGGTGACAATCCCCAATCGGTTTTTGCTGCTTCGTGCCAAAATCCGAAAAGGGACGCGACGACACTCCGACAGCCTATAAATGGTGGCGATTCGTTGATTGTTGAGGCCACCAACGCCAACACGCCTTGTCAGCAATTGGCTTCGACTGGGAAGCCGCAGGACTCTGGCACGATTTGCTGCCAGCCGCTCAACTCCCCCGAGTTGCCAGCGGAGCTGGCAGGCCAAAGGCAAGACGGTTTCCCAGCGACTGCCGGACTCTCTTTCATGGTGAAGCAAAGAGCATTGTACCGGACACAGCGTCCCCTCCCGCTACCCCTACACGGCTAACGCAGGAAGCCGCGTCACGCGATTCCTGCGGAGGTGTCGGAAATCGAGTTTCCGACGAGGGGGCGGGAGCGGCATTCGACCGAAATCTAAACAGCCGGTCCTCGACGGCCCATGAGCAGCCCTACCACAAACAGCACTAAGAACACGAAAAACAGCACCTTGGCGATACTCGCCGCCGTCCCGGCGATGACGCCGAATCCCAGAACACCTGCAATAATCGCAACAACCAAAAACGTCAAAGCCCAGCTCAACATGATATTCTCCTAAGAGTTAATCGATCTTAACGGCACGCAGAGCAAACATCCTCTTGCGTAGTTCACAATGGATAGGTAAAGCGAATGGTGCGCCAAAGTGAAAAACAACCGCTGCACTGGGCGTTTTTTTTGCCGTCACGATGCATTTCCAGCTGAAACCGCCCTCTTGCGGGTCAAAGCTGGAGTGACGCCAACCAAACTGAGCGGCAAACGCTCACTTTAGCGAGCCCCCCCTGCCCTGCTCTCCTTCAGGCATTCCTGAACGGCCCCGGGCAGGTTATTCGCCTGCCCCTCCTACTTCAGTTCCGGAAGAACCAACCGCTCACCCTGGTGCTCGGAGATAAACGCCTCGAGGGCTTGAGCTTGCCCTAGAATCGCCTCGCGCGCCGCCTGTCGCACCTTTTCATCGGCACGGGCAACGAACACCTTCGGAACTTGAACGCGAACCTTCATTTTCAACGCGAGCTCGACTTTCGTATGGTTGCCGTCGCGAGTTGCCAGCAGGCTTGTCTCGTAAGCCTCCAACTTGCCCGCTGGACGCTTGGCCTGCGTGACAGCAGACATCGAATCGGCACGGATATCGACCTGCTGCTGTAAAACCAAGATATCGGCGTCGAGCTCAGGATCATCCAATTTCACCTTAATCTGCTTGACTGCAGAAAGATCTGTCGCCGATTTCCCAAGAATAGCATTCAGCAGCGGTCGGCGATCTTGGCTTGCGTCCAGCCGCAGATCTTCGAGTTGCTCATCCACAAGCGTCATGCCTGAGAGGGCGAGGATCGAGCCAGTCGCATTTTTACGCACCATAATCTGCCGGAACTTGTCAAAGTCCGTATCGATTACGAGCGTTGTTCGTTCCGCTCCCGCGGCAACATGCTCGACAGAGCTCAGGGACCAAACGGCAATGGCGCCCCCTACTAACAGCAGGCCGACGACGAGAGAGCCAAACGCTACCCCACGGATACCCCATCTCTTTTGACTCATGAAAATCTACCCAACAAGCTACGGATTAGGTTCCCGCGGATGGCCAGCGATGGCTCGGCACGAAGACCGGTATAGAGGTCTGGAGTGCAAGCTGAAGATAGCACCACGCATTGCACTTGAAAGACAATGCACTGAAATGCAATCCACGTGCCAAGGCTAAGTTGGGTGGAACGCAGTTTGCTCACCGTGAGAGGCTGGACGGCGATTCGAGCCCCTCGCACCACAACGATCCGTGCACACAGCAGGGTCGCGGGATCCGGGGCGTTGCCTGCCCCCCACTGCATCTACCATTTTGAATTCCGAAGAAAGACCTTCCGTTGGATGACTCTCGAAAGCTGGCGAATAAAGTAGTATTGATCTGTGGCATCGCTCTAGGTGTCGTTGCCGTGGTGGGTCTGGTTGTAGTCTCGCGAAGCCTACTTCCACTGATCTTTGGAGCAATTCTGTTCGCTGTAGTGCTCAATCGCCTCGCCCGAAAGCTGGATAGCTGGATCCCAGCCTCCCTGTCCCGTGGCGTGCGGATTTCTGCGGTGATTGGCTTCCTAACACTGCTGACCGTTATCTGTGCGCTGACGTTCGCACACTCTGCCAGCGAACAGATCGTGCAACTGACCGATCGCGTGGATGCCTCAATCTCAGAGGTGGTGCAGGCCGCCAAAGAACAACCGATCATTCAGAGATTCTCTGGCGACAACCCCAAGTTGAAATCATGGTTGCCATCGTCGGCGCAATCCCTCGGCGTCGCCAAGAACTTCTTTGCCACTGCTTTTGGAGTTCTAGCGGATTGCTTGATCCTGCTCATCCTGGCGTGCTATTTCTGCTTCAGCCCCCAAAAGTATCGCGGTGGAGCGCTCCGACTGGTCCCGATCCAGTGGAGAGAACGCTTGGACGCACTCCTAGACGAATCCAGCGAAACTCTGTGGCGATGGATGGTGGGACGCCTGCTGGCTATGCTGATCGTTGGCGTGCTCTTTGGTGCTGGCCTGGCGCTACTGGGAATTCCCTTGCCCATCGAGCTGGGGATCTTCGCGGGGCTCGTTACCTTCGTGCCCAACATCGGTGGCATCGCAGCGGTGATTCCCGCATTGCTGCTTGCATCTCAACAGGACACCACGACCGTCTTCAGCGTCCTAGTGCTCTACCTAGTCATCCAGTTTGTCGAGAGCTACCTAGTCACGCCCTTGGTGCAAGAACACCAGGTATCTCTCCCTCCCGCTCTGGTCATCCTGGCTCAAATTGTGGCAGGCATGGTGTTCGGCTTCTGGGGCATCATGTTTGCAACACCACTGGTGGCCATCGCACACCTGTGGATCAAGCAGCTCTATGTCGAGGAGTGGTTGGAAA
Coding sequences within it:
- a CDS encoding hybrid sensor histidine kinase/response regulator — protein: MNTLLEPDHRRAIRRSIIEPLAMAAVIIVLVISGVVALRNFRELQQTRLRVSHSNHVLAGLRLVEAAVMDAESGQRGFLITGDEAYLEPFDDAVRRVRASLNSFASLIQDNATQRAAVPELRGLVEERLAELQHVLEVREHEGLAAAQQTVASATGKRTMDRIHAKAQSIREVEYQLLMTRENAAALSYHSGISTSILSTLTGLLLVGGVLYLLEHNRRKAERSALDLRTTRERLQLALDAAEMGSWNINPDTRQLIADEQFCKIFGIPLGEASYQRAVDALHPEDRSRVEAAIAASTRADNPTPYSIEYRVVHADGSVHWVLAKGAAHFTQEREHRTIASFDGTITDITDRKRQERRLLESERSALAASRSKSEFLANMSHEIRTPMAAILGYADVLLGHLADPDNRNCVLVIKRNGKHLLELINDILDLSRIEAGKLDVELETVSLPQLVAEVQSLMHVRATEKRLDFRTEFNGQVPETIQTDPTRLRQMLINLIGNAIKFTEKGTVTLTVNYEEEPSLECHSLLPSSSSQLPSSTLGSSQSSTLSFAIRDTGIGISPEQQQRLFKPFSQGDSSITRSYGGSGLGLAISLRLAEMLGGAIAVESALGVGSTFTVTLPIDSSKSGQLIPPSVFAVEQVHDHQRVEDPTLTCRVLVVDDRRDVRHISQHFLEKAGAEVLTAEDGRQAINLAIEARDSGEPFDLIVMDMQMPNVDGLQATAELRSAGIQWPVIALTADAMKGDRDRFLDGGCDDYLSKPIDHRKLVNMVAFYTQDIEQEELQAKRLERAAALRASLGEKH
- a CDS encoding Hpt domain-containing protein, whose amino-acid sequence is MSAIDLSKRFPAALERLGNDTELLRTMASIVAEDGPVLHEQLAADVKRDDLPAVIATAHQLKGLLATFETESPTSMLDEMEQFAKRGDAESVKQLHTRSQPEIVVLLGLISQLA
- a CDS encoding CHASE3 domain-containing protein; this encodes MTVEPAIRDRPLLSERLAVAAVVVLLVLNGLVAFNQIRRLRLHTNRVEQSHVLRQKLDSIESAVITAEAGQRGFLITGQESYLDQYQETVKTVDSLVSQLLALTEADPAKADIAIAIQPLIRMKMEELASTIIVRRNAGFEEVRRLVAKNIGKRTMDSISKQVDQLRQIENRLISDREATAATTYGSVLLTSLMSTIVSLILVVAVLYLVQRNRQRAEQAEATIRREHEQLQASLDRNTILELENQRMGQYVRTIVEQVQDYAIFGMDDQCRAITWNEGVRQVLGFDESEFVGKDVRQLIFTPEASELGIPTVEFATAAQEGRASDDRWMMRKGGTRFWASGITSAVKDADGNVIGFSKVMRDLTERKRDEDEMAELATKLSEMNRRKNEFLATLAHELRNPLAPIKNAVQLMSMSESRPENMELHDTIARQVEQMIRLIDDLLDVSRIGHGKLTLHKDTINLRAVIASAIEASSTFITEKDQRLETTLCDSEVLVYADPARLTQVVSNLLNNSSRYSDSNANISLTLSIDCSQSSEGVACIVVEDDGVGLSSDRLEDIFHMFSQVPDSQGRGDAGLGIGLTLVKALVELHGGTVAAHSDGVGRGSRFTVSIPLAPKNAVAASAEAASRSPVDARPFRVLVVEDMRALRMVMSRLLERMGHEVRVSEDGLSALETLTEFDAEVIFSDIAMPGMTGNDLARKLREHPDWKGTYLVAMSGYGQLSDQAQSRESGFDEHMVKPVDIVKLRELFEKLTQAFPSTS
- a CDS encoding DUF1328 domain-containing protein → MLSWALTFLVVAIIAGVLGFGVIAGTAASIAKVLFFVFLVLFVVGLLMGRRGPAV
- a CDS encoding AI-2E family transporter, with amino-acid sequence MDDSRKLANKVVLICGIALGVVAVVGLVVVSRSLLPLIFGAILFAVVLNRLARKLDSWIPASLSRGVRISAVIGFLTLLTVICALTFAHSASEQIVQLTDRVDASISEVVQAAKEQPIIQRFSGDNPKLKSWLPSSAQSLGVAKNFFATAFGVLADCLILLILACYFCFSPQKYRGGALRLVPIQWRERLDALLDESSETLWRWMVGRLLAMLIVGVLFGAGLALLGIPLPIELGIFAGLVTFVPNIGGIAAVIPALLLASQQDTTTVFSVLVLYLVIQFVESYLVTPLVQEHQVSLPPALVILAQIVAGMVFGFWGIMFATPLVAIAHLWIKQLYVEEWLETRP